A stretch of Natator depressus isolate rNatDep1 chromosome 2, rNatDep2.hap1, whole genome shotgun sequence DNA encodes these proteins:
- the CHMP4C gene encoding charged multivesicular body protein 4c translates to MSKLGKLFKGGGPGRPKGRAGPTPQEALARLRETEEMLSKKQEYLETRIQRELAAAKQHGTRNKRAALQALKRKKRYEKQLSQIDGTLSTIEFQREALENSHTNTEVFKNMGYAAQAMKKVHENMDLDKIDSLMDDITEQQAVAQEISEAISNRVGFGDEFDEDELMAELEELEQEELNKKMTDVRLPSVPSTSLPSRPASSRKRVEDEDDMKQLAAWAS, encoded by the exons ATGAGTAAGCTCGGCAAGCTGTTCAAGGGAGGCGGCCCCGGGCGCCCCAAGGGGCGCGCGGGCCCCACGCCCCAGGAGGCCTTAGCCCGGCTGCGGGAGACCGAGGAGATGCTCTCCAAGAAGCAGGAGTACCTGGAGACCAGGATCCAGAGGGAGCTGGCCGCGGCCAAGCAGCACGGCACCAGGAACAAGCGGG CTGCATTACAAGCCCTGAAGAGAAAAAAGAGGTACGAGAAACAGTTGAGCCAAATTGATGGGACGCTCTCCACCATCGAGTTCCAGCGGGAAGCGTTGGAAAATTCTCACACCAACACAGAAGTGTTCAAGAATATGGGCTATGCTGCACAAGCAATGAAAAAAGTGCATGAAAATAT GGACCTAGACAAAATTGATTCTTTGATGGATGATATCACTGAACAGCAAGCGGTTGCCCAGGAGATCTCAGAAGCTATTTCAAACCGAGTTGGGTTTGGTGATGAGTTTGATGAG GATGAGTTGATGGCAGAATTGGAGGAATTGGAGCAAGAAGAACTGAATAAGAAAATGACGGATGTCAGATTGCCAAGTGTCCCATCCACATCGCTGCCTTCCCGCCCTG CATCCTCCAGGAAGAGAGTGGAAGATGAAGATGATATGAAGCAGCTGGCGGCTTGGGCTTCGTAA